In Mobula hypostoma chromosome 12, sMobHyp1.1, whole genome shotgun sequence, one DNA window encodes the following:
- the prg4b gene encoding proteoglycan 4b isoform X1 produces MLHKIITSSPFPQASTSDSKILDDIVMTPSVPEDRTVDVKGLDEGLSTHFANKGSFTDSKILDRRLTTPSVLEGGNKYSKTLASKVTTYSASEGEFRNYNFLDTAMPKNTSPVETSMGSNILDNRMSTSHVPVDASTNARMLYDGVTSFPTKIGEATYSEIPHQIFTTSPFPKDGVTYSKILDHKLSTQFYEDTSFNLKQLDTEMTTSSENGIMGSEVSYKGMPTSPIPGKVTTDSRMLHKVMPWSKVPDYERSNSITVPQDGIVDFKNMDTGMTLHTVPEISSSDPSKPSKGMITSSIPKVVTSESITLDKGITPTVPARDSMDSKILNNEITMLSITEDASMSYKTLDNKMKTPSIPTDASTMSKILGKEGTTAFIPQDNSTKYKILEKGMKTDTVPEEMSIDPNIPKSGITTLSVPLSNTGFLENGTTMLPTPTDETINSKPPLKVMTPSPFPEDGSTKSNISFEGMTTPPIPKDGVMEKGITTPLFPVDGITDSKVLVKKLEILNISADTSTVSKILDVPSLPEEGTKDSTILDNVLTTSAFLEGGTRDSMNSNKSTSTYSVPEDSFTYPKTTNKGIKASRPGMASTDSKVLNKGITTSHAPEDDIPESISLDKVITTVSTAEVDSRETRPSNTQITYTALKETTAAPSILDKEMTMFPAPEDMANDNKILEKTTTIISQNNSMDLKILKNRTNIQSVTDSLSISLNKITTPSLPADYSKDSKIVNNRMTTPFVLPVTTMDSKMLMKILAISAVTDDRMADSKTTNIMVSTSAIPENGTNDSKTVLTTLSVPENGTMVTKVFSEGLTTPFANEGSSTDSKLLETGLTKTSVLQDGKMHSKILDNIIKKSNIFESGFTDPKILAEGMKTTIVPENYSMDSEITSNGAKMSLITRSISTSSNITSTGTTLEDGTTDSMFSDKGLPTVSNTDVVPTEPKTSNTGIATYIDPDEASSVPSIFNKDMTTSTVPEERINNSKILENKTAANIPENESIYSNTQNHRLTTPPVAEDIYTSSKILYDKMVNSSIPVDVTTESNILDEVMTTTFIPQVTSREANLLEAEMTTQTILKQASSTLVIGRITPSVPVLASTNSKTLDNRTITSSVPESKKTNLKAFHQIVTQSLFPKNTNMQNSTTLPTNMTDASTKAETLANAKTALPVADGETMLSKTLDKGLTTTASLISQGKITHSKILNKITSTDTIPEMDTTDYSSLDKRMTAAFTTEVASIEPTLSDRQVTTPTVPEEASPVPTTLDKRMTAFPVPEHQNNLSKLPDKVVTTVAPADSSVDTKLRKNWHTVPSITEGISTGFKILDKEMTDSSLPVDVTTDSTTLGKTMTMAFFREDAKMESKISVTRLTTHNIFDKASESSITLISGMTDPSILTKSSTDSQILDNRNITSSVPEGEATGAKTSHPIMTSYPKDANTASTFSTKKITAPTDPEDEFLKSKILDKEITTSLPNNGTMNKGVTKISFTDDITGYNTLSKILSTAINARNASNDSKILDSVLTTPSVLDNGTMDSRILDRKLITTVPENDSEVMAKTIAVSPVLQDTITSSKIPYKIISEVTVPENGTMDSVFVGNEITKAFMTEGAFIQLKMLDRENATQILPEEISLKLSKLKKGIDNLSSPEDSTSSSKIKYKLATTEDDSIDSEIQNKGMTVPSVSEGVSMSSQISGSKMSISSVPADGNTDFKILDTTVATVFITEDISTEPKILVHAMTDSSVAEDGTMDSKILDKGITTTVPTNNSTDRKTLDEGVTTLPVSLGSITDSKIQNEITSTNSDVLANKLATSTVDGDVSTDSEVLDNEKTVPSVPDDATMDSKTTDERITTIVLQENSTHTKILNNQPTVPSVHKDASADSMVLDKGKAPTIAPVHESTDPKIMHAGLTDFAVPDKLRIDSMSGMPQDGTIDSQIMDKRKVASLTKIYSSMSYEILAKEMTTTAGTSTDSRPLNKGTSMHPELEYRNTESKILGKGMTASSINKRSSTDPKASNKGATAPSIPIAFSKTKFLDKGSAEHSVTGYRTMESKVVNKGGGIIPEDDPKISKLLHNERVTSPTSEKSILHLNSFHTAEQIQPTIPQETSSIGSNLNKGRVSQSIVPSHPVTSDPVLKTVEMAWVNVLQNPVTMEPVNLNIEIKISKEELVATNSKLKRENIKPKVPVEHKVPNPTRGDNMVTEPTHEGTNRIIGKPQSYEDILNDPNLCNKKPSDAMTTLQNGTTYIFRGHLFWTINQKGQLLDHPHRISDVWGIPSPIDTVFTRCNCLGNTYFFKGDQYWRFQNGHMDSGYPRRIAAGFSGLSGEITATLSVAAYRNRPEMVYFFKKGGLYQKYVYQRPITSCPQERTHPYTYQVARRYRRQTMVAIQKSRKLQTTAELSVEMSIRKNWHGFPITVTSAISLPNPGLPEKYEYYVLSRAKSYKVDPVNQKATYMKRSVTKDLYKCL; encoded by the exons ATGTTACACAAAATAATAacatcttccccatttcctcaGGCTAGTACCAGTGATTCTAAAATCTTGGATGATATAGTGATGACACCCTCAGTTCCTGAAGATAGGACCGTAGATGTGAAAGGTTTAGATGAAGGTCTGTCAACACACTTTGCTAATAAAGGTAGTTTCACAGATTCTAAAATATTGGATAGAAGGCTGACCACACCTTCTGTTCTTGAAGGTGGGAATAAGTATTCTAAAACCTTGGCTAGCAAAGTGACAACCTATAGTGCTTCTGAAGGTGAGTTCAGGAATTATAACTTTCTGGACACTGCAATGCCAAAGAACACTTCCCCAGTAGAGACTTCCATGGGTTCTAATATATTGGATAATAGAATGTCAACCTCCCATGTTCCTGTGGATGCCTCTACAAATGCAAGAATGTTGTATGATGGAGTGACTTCATTCCCTACTAAGATAGGTGAGGCCACTTATTCTGAAATCCCACATCAAATATTTAcaacttcccctttccccaaaGATGGAGTCACATATTCCAAAATCTTGGATCACAAATTGTCAACACAATTTTATGAAGACACCTCATTCAATTTAAAACAATTGGATACTGAAATGACAACTAGTTCTGAAAATGGGATCATGGGGTCTGAAGTATCTTATAAAGGGATGCCAACTTCTCCTATCCCAGGAAAGGTGACAACAGATTCTAGAATGCTGCATAAAGTAATGCCATGGTCCAAGGTTCCTGATTATGAGAGATCAAATTCTATAACAGTTCCTCAAGATGGGATTGTTGACTTTAAAAACATGGATACAGGAATGACATTGCACACTGTCCCAGAAATATCTTCTTCAGATCCTAGTAAACCAAGCAAGGGAATGATAACAAGCTCCATTCCCAAAGTTGTGACCAGTGAATCTATAACCCTAGATAAGGGAATAACACCCACTGTTCCTGCGAGAGATTCCATGGATTCAAAAATCCTGAACAATGAAATAACAATGCTTTCAATTACTGAAGATGCTTCCATGAGTTATAAAACCTTGGATAACAAAATGAAGACTCCCTCCATTCCCACTGATGCTTCAACGATGTCTAAAATTCTAGGTAAAGAAGGGACAACAGCTTTTATCCCACAGGATAATTCCACAAAATATAAAATCTTAGAAAAAGGCATGAAAACAGACACTGTTCCTGAAGAGATGTCCATAGATCCTAATATACCCAAGAGTGGAATTACaactctctctgtccctttatcCAACACTGGATTCTTGGAAAATGGAACAACAATGCTCCCAACTCCAACAGATGAGACCATAAATTCAAAGCCACCGTTAAAAGTAATGACACCATCCCCTTTTCCTGAAGATGGTTCCACAAAATCTAATATCTCATTTGAAGGGATGACAACACCACCTATTCCTAAAGATGGGGTCATGGAAAAAGGAATAACAACTCCCCTTTTTCCTGTAGATGGGATAACAGATTCTAAAGTTTTGGTTAAAAAATTGGAAATACTCAATATTTCGGCAGATACATCCACAGTTTCAAAAATATTGGATGTGCCCTCTCTTCCTGAAGAAGGCACCAAGGATTCTACAATTTTAGATAACGTATTGACAACATCAGCTTTTCTTGAAGGTGGGACCAGGGATTCTATGAACTCAAATAAAAGCACATCAACATATAGCGTTCCTGAAGACAGCTTCACATATCCTAAAACCACGAATAAGGGAATAAAAGCCTCTCGTCCTGGAATGGCTTCCACAGATTCAAAAGTCTTGAACAAAGGGATAACAACCTCACATGCTCCAGAAGATGATATCCCAGAATCTATATCTTTGGATAAAGTGATAACAACTGTCTCTACTGCAGAAGTTGATTCCCGAGAAACAAGACCATCAAATACACAAATAACATATACTGCACTAAAAGAGACTACAGCAGCTCCTAGTATATTGGATAAAGAAATGACAATGTTTCCTGCTCCTGAAGACATGGCCAATGATAATAAAATCTTGGAAAAAACAACAACCATTATTTCTCAAAATAATTCCATGGatttaaaaatcctgaaaaatagAACAAATATACAGTCAGTTACTGACAGTCTTTCCATTAGTTTGAACAAAATTACAACTCCCTCTCTTCCAGCAGATTATTCCAAAGATTCTAAAATTGTCAATAACAGAATGACAACTCCTTTTGTTCTTCCGGTGACAACCATGGATTCAAAAATGTTGATGAAAATACTTGCAATATCTGCTGTTACTgatgatagaatggcagactCTAAAACCACcaacatcatggtcagcacatcAGCTATTCCTGAAAATGGAACCAATGATTCTAAAACAGTATTGACAACATTATCTGTTCCTGAGAATGGGACAATGGTTACTAAAGTATTCAGTGAAGGATTAACAACACCCTTTGCTAATGAAGGTAGTTCCACAGATTCTAAACTCTTGGAAACAGGATTGACTAAAACTTCCGTTCTTCAAGATGGGAAGATGCATTCTAAAATCTTGGATAACATAATTAAAAAATCCAATATTTTTGAAAGTGGGTTCACAGATCCTAAAATCTTGGCTGAAGGAATGAAAACGACCATAGTTCCTGAAAATTATTCCATGGATTCAGAAATCACAAGCAATGGGGCGAAAATGTCCTTGATTACTAGAAGTATTTCCACAAGTTCCAACATAACATCAACAGGCACTACTCTTGAAGATGGCACCACTGATTCTATGTTTTCGGATAAAGGATTGCCAACAGTTTCAAACACTGATGTTGTTCCTACAGAACCTAAAACTTCAAACACAGGAATAGCAACATATATTGACCCAGATGAAGCATCCTCAGTTCCAAGTATATTTAACAAAGAcatgacaacatccactgttccTGAAGAAAGGATCAATAATTCTAAAATCCTGGAGAACAAGACAGCAGCCaatattcctgaaaatgaatctaTTTATTCAAATACCCAAAACCATAGGCTGACAACGCCCCCAGTTGCTGAGGACATCTACACAAGTTCTAAAATTTTGTATGATAAAATGGTAAATTCCTCTATTCCAGTTGATGTGACTACAGAATCTAATATTTTGGATGAAGTAATGACAACAACCTTTATCCCTCAAGTTACTTCCAGGGAAGCAAATCTCTTGGAGGCAGAAATGACAACACAGACTATCCTTAAACAGGCTTCTAGCACATTAGTTATTGGAAGAATAACTCCTTCTGTTCCTGTACTTGCTTCTACAAATTCAAAAACCTTGGATAACAGAACCATCACATCCTCAGTTCCAGAAAGTAAAAAGACAAATTTGAAAGCATTTCATCAAATAGTGACACAGTCCTTGTTTCCCAAAAACACAAATATGCAAAATAGTACAACATTACCTACTAATATGACAGATGCTTCCACAAAAGCAGAAACCTTGGCTAATGCGAAGACTGCTCTGCCAGTTGCTGATGGTGAGACCATGCTTTCTAAAACGTTAGATAAAGGACTAACAACCACAGCATCACTTATTTCTCAAGGTAAGATAACACATtctaaaatattgaataaaataaCATCAACTGACACAATTCCTGAAATGGACACCACGGATTATTCATCCTTGGATAAAAGAATGACTGCAGCCTTTACCACAGAGGTTGCCTCGATAGAACCCACACTCTCAGACAGGCAAGTTACAACACCCACTGTCCCAGAGGAAGCTTCCCCAGTTCCTACTACATTGGATAAACGAATGACAGCATTCCCTGTTCCTGAACATCAGAACAATCTTTCCAAATTACCAGATAAAGTGGTAACAACAGTTGCTCCTGCAGACAGTTCTGTAGATACAAAGCTCCGGAAGAACTGGCATACAGTGCCCTCTATTACTGAGGGCATTTCCACAGGTTTTAAAATCTTGGACAAAGAGATGAcagattcctctctccctgtagATGTGACCACAGATTCTACAACCTTGGGTAAAACAATGACAATGGCCTTTTTCAGAGAAGATGCTAAAATGGAATCTAAAATCTCTGTGACAAGATTGACAACACACAACATCTTTGATAAGGCTTCAGAAAGTTCTATTACACTGATTAGTGGAATGACAGATCCTTCTATTTTGACAAAATCTTCTACAGATTCTCAAATCTTGGATAATAGAAACATCACATCCTCTGTTCCAGAAGGTGAAGCCACAGGTGCTAAAACCTCTCATCCAATAATGACATCATATCCCAAAGATGCAAATACAGCATCCACATTCTCGACTAAGAAAATAACAGCTCCCACTGATCCTGAAGATGAGTTCCTGAAATCTAAAATCTTGGATAAAGAAATAACAACTTCTCTTCCCAATAATGGGACCATGAATAAAGGAGTAACCAAAATTTCTTTTACTGACGATATCACAGGTTATAATACCTTGAGTAAAATATTGTCAACCGCTATTAATGCTAGAAATGCTTCTAATGATTCCAAAATCTTGGATAGTGTATTGACAACTCCTTCTGTTTTGGATAATGGGACCATGGATTCTAGAATCTTGGACAGAAAATTAATAACCACTGTTCCTGAAAATGATTCAGAAGTAATGGCTAAAACAATAGCAGTGTCACCTGTTCTTCAAGACACAATAACGTCTTCTAAAATCCCATATAAAATAATATcagaagtaactgttcctgaaaatgGTACCATGGATTCTGTATTCGTGGGTAATGAAATAACTAAAGCTTTTATGACTGAAGGTGCTTTCATTCAACTTAAAATGTTGGACAGAGAAAATGCAACACAGATCCTCCCGGAAGAAATCTCGTTAAAACTTAGTAAATTAAAAAAAGGAATTGACAATCTGTCCAGCCCTGAAGATAGCACTAGTAGTtctaaaattaaatataaattagcAACAACGGAAGATGATTCCATTGATTCAGAAATCCAGAACAAAGGCATGACAGTGCCTTCGGTTAGTGAAGGTGTTTCTATGAGTTCTCAAATCTCAGGTAGCAAAATGTCAATTTCCTCTGTTCCTGCAGATGGGAACACTGATTTTAAAATCTTGGATACAACAGTGGCCACAGTCTTCATCACAGAGGATATTTCTACAGAACCAAAAATCTTGGTTCATGCAATGACAGATTCTTCTGTTGCGGAAGATGGAACCATGGATTCTAAAATCTTGGATAAAGGAATAACAACAACTGTTCCCACCAATAATTCCACTGATCGGAAAACCTTGGATGAAGGAGTTACCACACTACCTGTATCTCTAGGTAGCATAACAGATTCTAAAATCCAAAATGAAATAACATCAACAAACTCTGATGTCTTGGCTAATAAACTGGCAACTTCCACTGTTGATGGGGATGTTTCCACAGATTCTGAGGTCTTGGATAATGAAAAGACAGTTCCATCTGTtcctgatgatgcaaccatggatTCTAAAACCACAGATGAAAGAATAACAACCATAGTTCTTCAAGAAAATTCCACTCATACAAAAATCCTGAACAACCAACCAACAGTTCCCTCGGTTCATAAAGATGCTTCTGCAGATTCTATGGTCTTGGATAAAGGAAAAGCACCAACCATTGCTCCTGTGCATGAATCCACAGATCCTAAAATCATGCATGCTGGATTAACAGACTTTGCAGTTCCTGACAAGCTGAGAATAGATTCAATGTCTGGTATGCCCCAAGATGGGACTATAGATTCTCAaatcatggataaaagaaaagtaGCATCCTTAACTAAAATATATAGTTCCATGAGTTATGAaatcctggctaaagaaatgacaACAACTGCTGGAACTTCCACAGATTCCAGACCTTTGAATAAAGGAACATCAATGCATCCTGAATTAGAATATAGGAACACAGAATCTAAAATCTTGGGCAAAGGAATGACAGCATCTTCCATTAACAAACGTAGTTCCACAGATCCTAAAGCCTCAAATAAAGGAGCTACAGCACCCTCTATTCCTATTGCTTTTTCAAAGACTAAATTCTTAGACAAAGGAAGTGCAGAGCATTCCGTCACTGGGTATAGAACCATGGAGTCTAAAGTGGTAAACAAAGGAGGAGGCATAATTCCAGAAGATGACCCTAAAATCTCCAAGCTCTTGCATAATGAAAGAGTAACAAGCCCCACTTCAGAAAAAAGTATTCTTCATCTTAACAGCTTCCATACTGCAGAACAAATACAGCCTACAATTCCTCAGGAAACTAGTTCCATCGGTTCAAACTTAAACAAAGGGAGAGTATCACAATCCATTGTACCTTCACATCCTGTAACATCAGATCCAGTATTGAAAACCGTGGAGATGGCATGGGTCAATGTCTTACAGAATCCTGTAACAATGGAACCTGTTAACTTAAATATAGAAATAAAGATCAGTAAAGAAGAATTAGTTGCTACAAATTCAAAgttaaaaagagaaaatataaagCCCAAAGTTCCTGTTGAACACAAG GTCCCTAATCCTACTAGGGGTGATAACATGGTAACTGAACCAACTCATGAAGGGACAAATCGGATAATTGGAAAACCCCAATCATATGAAG ACATCCTTAATGATCCCAATTTGTGTAATAAGAAGCCTTCAGATGCTATGACAACTCTACAAAATGGAACCACATATATTTTTAGAG GCCATTTATTTTGGACAATAAACCAGAAAGGACAATTATTAGACCATCCACATAGGATCAGTGATGTGTGGGGCATTCCATCCCCAATAGACACCGTCTTCACAAGGTGCAACTGCCTTGGAAATACATACTTTTTTAAG GGAGACCAGTACTGGCGATTTCAGAATGGGCACATGGACAGTGGCTATCCTCGAAGAATTGCAGCCGGCTTTTCAGGATTGAGTGGGGAAATAACGGCTACACTTTCAGTGGCTGCATACCGTAACAGACCTGAAATGGTGTATTTCTTCAAAAAAG GTGGATTATACCAGAAATATGTATATCAAAGACCCATCACATCTTGCCCACAAGAACGCACTCACCCCTATACTTATCAGGTGGCAAGACGTTACAGGCGGCAAACAATGGTTGCCATACAGAAAAGCAGGAAACTTCAAACTACAG CTGAACTTTCTGTTGAAATGTCAATAAGGAAAAACTGGCATGGCTTTCCTATAACAGTCACATCAGCCATTTCACTTCCAAATCCTGGACTTCCAGAAAAATACGAATATTATGTGCTCTCACGGG CTAAATCCTACAAGGTTGATCCGGTGAACCAGAAAGCTACTTATATGAAAAGAAGTGTAACAAAGGACTTGTACAAATGCCTTTAA